A part of Periplaneta americana isolate PAMFEO1 chromosome 17, P.americana_PAMFEO1_priV1, whole genome shotgun sequence genomic DNA contains:
- the LOC138693182 gene encoding zinc finger protein ZFP2-like has product MKTECGDQSYDFKSEIKVEDTTPVPFVLPMVKIEDDEWNLGDQHVTGIKEEYEDQTQDLASEIKFEDYPVPISFPVLKHEPEEVHSDFNEEPRVEVVVGNNKVFAERIAARNERTVSTEFAIFPFEENEIPRKSGSSGKPVRTLEDEKQLELELSKISASPANNVSSHSSMDVGKKPFKCEVGAKCFSNSNSLKTHESLHAAEKPFKCDYCGKCFLYSSMLRSHERRHTGERPFKCDVCGKCFSKKGDLNRHVRLHTGEKPYKCDVCSACYIDLRTLKKHERLHTGDKPFKCDACGKCFLYSNMLSIHERRHSGERPFKCDVCGKCYWKACDLKRHVRVHTGEKPFKCDVCSACFSVLGYLTRHKRLHTGDKPFECDVCGKCFLYSSMLKIHERWHTGERPFKCDLCGKCFMTDDLKCHMRVHSGEKPFKCDVCGKCFSKSCGLKVHKRMHSGDKPFKCEGCSKLFSQSGHLKAHQRLHIGEKTY; this is encoded by the exons ATGAAGACAGAATGCGGGGACCAGAGTTACGATTTCAAATCAGAGATAAAGGTTGAAGACACCACACCAGTGCCTTTTGTCCTTCCTATGGTGAAAATTGAAGATGAT GAATGGAATCTAGGGGATCAGCATGTGACTGGTATAAAGGAGGAATATGAGGACCAGACCCAAGATCTCGCATCTGAGATAAAATTTGAGGATTATCCGGTGCCAATTTCGTTCCCAGTGTTGAAACatgaacctgag GAAGTGCACAGTGACTTCAATGAGGAGCCAAGGGTGGAAGTGGTGGTAGGGAACAACAAGGTTTTCGCCGAAAG GATTGCAGCTAGGAATGAGAGGACTGTATCAACAGAATTCGCCATCTTTCCTTTTGAAGAGAACGAGATTCCTAGGAAATCGGGTTCCTCGGGAAAACCTGTGCGGACTCTTGAAGATGAGAAGCAGTTGGAATTAGAATTGTCTAAAATAAGTGCCTCGCCTGCAAATAATGTGAGCAGTCATTCATCTATGGACGTAGgcaagaaacctttcaaatgcgaagtTGGTGCTAAGTGCTTTTCAAACTCGAATAGTCTAAAAACTCATGAGAGTCTGCACGCCGCggagaagcctttcaaatgtgattattgtggtaagtgtttcttgtATTCAAGTATGTTAAGAAGCCACGAACGGCGGCACACAGGCGAgagacctttcaaatgtgatgtttgtggtaaatgtttctcGAAGAAAGGCGACCTTAACCGCCATGTGCGTTTGcatactggcgagaaaccttACAAGTGTGATGTTTGTAGTGCGTGTTACATTGATTTGAGAACCCTAAAAAAGCATGAACGTCTGCACACAGGcgacaaacctttcaaatgtgatgcttgtggtaagtgtttcttgtATTCAAATATGCTAAGTATCCACGAACGGCGGCACAGTGGCGAgagacctttcaaatgtgatgtttgtggtaaatgttaCTGGAAGGCGTGTGACCTTAAACGCCATGTGCGTGtgcacactggcgagaaacctttcaagtgtgatgtttgtAGTGCGTGTTTCTCAGTTTTGGGTTACTTAACAAGGCATAAACGTCTGCACACAGGCGACAAACCTTtcgaatgtgatgtttgtggtaagtgtttcttgtATTCAAGTATGCTAAAAATCCACGAACGGTGGCACACAGGCGAgagacctttcaaatgtgatttaTGTGGTAAATGTTTTATGACGGATGACCTTAAATGCCATATGCGTGTTCactctggcgagaaacctttcaagtgtgatgtttgtggtaagtgtttctcgaaGTCGTGCGGCTTAAAAGTACATAAACGTATGCACTCTGGCGACAAACCTTTTAAATGTGAAGGTTGTAGTAAACTTTTCTCGCAATCTGGTCACCTAAAAGCCCATCAACGCCTGCATATCGGGGAGAAAACTTACTAA